TCAATCAGTTCGGGAGCCCATTGAATAATGAACTCAGTACTTGATTGGTGAGTGAAATCCGGTTCCGCTTGACGACTGGCTTCAGCTTCCATGAGAATATCTTTTGGAAGAAGTTTCTCGAAATCAGTTCGTTGTAACAGTTCATCTGGTGTCAAGACATTACAAGAAGCTGCAGCAATATCTTGAACCCAGAGGGTATATTGTGATGGAAAGTGAGTCAGAATTTGCAGAGTATTTTGAGGGGCTGCCGTTAATTCCCTTAACCAAATATATTCTGCGTGTTCAAGAGCGTTACGAACGTCTCTATCAATTACTATATAACCTTGTGGAAGCCATCCCCATTGACGTAAATCATCAATAAACTGCCTTGCTGCATTTTCACCTTCATACTGCTGAATAACAGCATAAACATAGTCTACGGTTGCTTTAACAACAGTAACTTCAATATTGTCATTAGCTTCAAGACTACGAAAAGCTTGTTGCGATTTTCTAAACAGTTTTTCAATACTCAAACCAATTCCTATCCCCACATAGGAGTAGAAGGGAATAAGTACATCACTTACGACAAGAATAGAGAGTTTGCTATCCACTCCTGACAAACCTTTTTACACGAAACTGCCTGCGATTCATCTAAGCCTCAGAGGATGTTTGAGAAGTATATCCCTCAATACTTATTGTCTTTTTATTAGTTGAAGAACTAATTTCTTCACTGGGAATGCGGCGATTGACAAAGCTGGCATCTGGATCAATCAATAGAGTATTGAGTCTTTCTACAACTTGGATAATCGCATCTGGCTCATCATTCAAGTATGGTTTAATTGACTCCAGAGCACTTGATAAATCCTCAATAGAATTGAGGAAACGCATAATTGCGACAGGATCTCTGTGCTTCAAAAAAGGTTCAACTGCTGCTACAAACTTGTCTAGAAAATCCAAATGATCAATCAATCTTTGAACCGCTAGAGGGATCTTCTTTCCTTCATGAGAATCAGGTGAATTGGGCTGACGTTTATTTGATCCACAAAAACTCAAATATGCGTCAATTGACTTACGAAATTCTCTCTCAACTTCTTTAGGTGTCTCACCTTCAAAGGTAATAAGATCTTTAATACCAAGCACCCTACCGTGAAAAAATCCGGCTTCCGTATCCAACTCAATCGCGGCAATGTAATTTTTATACGTCAGCATAGTTAATCACAGTTCTATTTCAATATCCATCAAGAATTCTTGTAAATCTCTAATAGTAGATTGGCTAGCATTCCTTTGTCTTTTACGACGATGAAGAACCCCACACTTGACTTCTGGATTATGCTGAATTAGAACAAATACTCTATCGTCATTTTCGCTGACTTTTCCAATGGTTTTTAATAAATCAAGAATGTCTGACCAAGCAATATCAGAACGTAGAGGACTTTGACAAATTTTGTCGAGAGTGCTTTTCTGCTTATTATTCAAAGTAATTCGCCTCTCTTTATCCGATTCAGATTGAGAATCAGTATCTTTCATACTCAAATCTTCTAGTGGCTGTGTCTCCCCAAGCTTATTCAGTAGAAACTTCCATACTTTACTTACTTGCTGTAACTCCCAAAGTCCGTTTGGGAATTTTAGTATTGTATCTATTAAATTGTGTGATGCTGAGTAAGGTAAATACATTTATTGCTCCCATAACTGAGACAAGTTCTATTGCAAAAAATCGATGCTTTACTTCTAGCTACGATATAGTCAAGCTGCTTGTCTAACCAACAAAGTGTAAGCAGAATGATTGCGGAAGTTTTTATAGATGAAGACACAAAGTTGATATAGGCTCCTATTTAGGTCGCTTCATTCTTTAATGAAGCGACCTAACTTGCCCTAGTCTACAACTTGATTAAGAGAGAAGCGTAGAAGTTACAGATCCTTAGGGTTCAAATGTTGCATCAACATCTTGAGCGATGAGCAAGCCTTTCTTATATAGAAGACTTGGAGTATCGGAACCCTCTGAGTCAGTATTTATCTCAACAGCAAGAGACACTGACCACGGAAACAGCATTGTGATTCGCACTGGAGCACCTTGCCATACCACAAACGCAAGTGCAGCGGACAAAGGAAATGTCAGAGCAAAACAGCTCAACCATATACCTTGCCTCGTAAGACTTTGATCATTCCTCATAAACCAATCCTCCTGGATTACTAATGCTTAGCTTGGCAGCTTAAGCAGCATCATAAACCATATTTTTTGGAGAAAGCAATACCTCTCCAGCTGTTTACATCGAAAAAACTGAAGAGGTGTAGTAAGAAATTTAGTTAGAAGAGGAATCAGAATCAAACCAATCTAGAAAATCAAGCTGCCAAGCAGATAATCCGTAAAAGTAGTTTGAGTCCTAGAATCAACTCTTACACTGATATCATAACGTGATATCAAAAAAAGTCAATACCGTAAAACGCTACCATATCTAGATAAACCATCTGCCAAGAAAGCCGTAAAAACACTACACTTCCGTCATTTTTCTCGAAGTGATCCCTAACTCAAATTCAGACCACTAGAAAGAATCAAGCTGCCAGCTAGACTATCCAGGGAGAAAAGGTAAATACTAGACCTTCACGGGTTGACTTACGCCGATACCGCGTAATGATATCACATATAAAATGATATCGCATAGTGATATCAAATCAGATTTGCCAAAAGATTATCTAGAGAAAACAGAGAACCTTGACTACAGAGCTTGACCAAACAACGCCACAGTAAAATATTATACTTCGGTATCATTTCTGCTAACCTAAATTGTACTCTGTTTGAAAAGTTCAATCGAATAACACAAGCGATCGCCCCTTGATAACGCTTCTCCACAGACGATGGGGCGGTTGCCAGAGCTATAAGCGGTGTGACAATAGACCAACAACGGATCACCCAATGGCACATCGAGATATTCACTGGTTTCGTAGTTAGCGCGGGTGCATTCCAAAATTGCGTCTACTCGTTCCACTGGAACACCATGTTGTTCTAATGTGGGAAATGTCATTTGACGTTGCAGATCGTCCGCGTATTTTTCCCCTAAATCCTTGAGGATATAGGTAATATCAACTGCAACCGGAATATCATTGATCAATAGCAATTTCTTCTGCAAATAAACAGTTGTTTGATGCGGGAGTAGCTGTAATTTCTGTCGCACTTCAACAGGTGCATCAACGGCTTCAAATACTAAATTTTGAATTGAACTATTGACCCCCTGACGCAACATATCTTCCTCAAAAAACACCATGGGGCTAGAGAGGGTATAGGTGACTTTGCGTTGTTCCTTGACAAATACGCCCTTACCCCGATGAGAAGAAACCAAACCCTGGTTGACGAGATTGGCGATCGCCCGTCTTACAGTAATCCGACTCACCTCAAACACTGACATCAATTGGTGCTCACTGGGAAGCTGTTCTCCCGGTTGTAATTCACCATTGGTAATTTTTTCTCGCAGTTGCTCTGAGATGATCAGATGAAGGGGGAGTTGCATTGAGTTGGTTCAGAGAAATATAACTGAATTGGCTATGAATTCTGATCTAGCTTAACCCAACTCTTTGACAGACTCTCGTTAACCTGAGTCACCTATGGAGCTTTCAATGAAGCCATGAAACTAACTAAACAACTCGCTTTTTTCATCGTTGGACTCTTGGTAACCTGTGTCATAGCTGTTTCTTGTACTGGCTCTCAAACCGTGACGTCTCAAACCGCGACATCTCAAACGACTCCAGGGGCAGAAGTTGCCCCTCCCCGGTTTGCCGAGAGTTGTTTGACCCCTGAGATTGCCCAGCGTCCGATATGGGAGTGCTATGAGGTTATCGTTACCGGGGATGAACATCAGGAGGTGATGATCCAACATGCGAGTGGTGAGGCTCATAAAGTACTAACCTTTCGCGATCGCGACCAAACTAAATTTCGCTTTACACCAACCCAAAAGGGCGTTTGGACATTTAGTACTGGAGGCGAGATTGACATCAATGGCGATCGCCCCGACTACGCGAAAGGGTTTGTTGCAGGTCAAGATACTAAGTGGATTCGTACGGCTACAGGTGAGGCGTTTGTACCGCAGTATGTCATGTATGAGAAACCTGATATTGATCAAGGACTGGATAAATTTATCGATGGTCATGGCTTCACCGGGTTTCACATTCGCAATTTGCGTGATTTTTTGAGTGACCCTAACTATTTTGAAGCCGTCGTCCTCAAAACCTATCGACGCGGCGGAGTGACTCACTTTTGGATCTGGGGTGATGCGGCTCGTGGTCAAACCCCAAAAGACTATGAAGTCGATGTAGATCGACTATACACGGAAATCGCTGCCCGTTTGTCGCCTCTACCGGGATGGACGTTGGGTTATGGTTTTGATTTGTTTGAATGGGCAAAAGCCGAGGAAATTGAAGAGTTGCGCGATCGCTTCCGTAAAGATAGCAGCTATGTGCATCTAATCGGCGCACGCGGACACAAAAATGAATATGAGGAGATTAGCTCTAATCTCGACTATGCTTCTTGGGAGTGGCATCGACCCACCTATGAGGACTATCGAGAACACCTGGAAAAGTCCAATAATCGCCCCACGTTTTCTGAAGATCGGTTTCGCATTCGGGTTTCTGATGACTTTGCTGACAAAGATTACAACCCAGAGTTGACCCGCCGAGGTTTATGGAATTCGGCGATCGCTGGAGGAGTCGCTAACATCTGGGGACACCGCCCTGAAGGCAAAGAATTTTCGGAACCCTATCCCAATCAAGACGCGATTAAGACCTATAGCACCTTTGTTAGCAAGCTGTTTACCGTGGGCATGCAAGTTGATGATGCTTTGAGCAACACTGGTCACTGTTTGCGGGATGGAGAAACCCAAGCCTTTTGCTATGTTGAAGATGCTGACCGTGTGACACTCAACCTCAGCCCAATGCAGGCTCCACTACGAGTATTTGCAGTCGATACGAAAGCAGCCTATAAGGAAGTTGATATTCCCGCAGCAGGTGAAACGATAGAGTGGCAAGCTCCTGACTCATCTGATTGGGCGATCGCTGTCATGAGCCAATAAGAGGCAGTTAGCTGCTTGGGCAGTTGTTGTATAGCCCGTAGCCACGTTAAAACTTGCAAGAGTAGAGCGATCGCCCCTTGTTAAAATTCTGATATCTCCCGCCCATGTAAAGAAGAGCAGAATTGAGGATCTGGAGAGGCACACTCCAATTGATAAAGTCGCTCATTATGAAATAAAGCAGAAAATTCTGTGCCATAACGCATAGTCCATGTGTAAGCACTTAGCTCTGGGATTGGTGTTCCACACATTTCACTTGGACATGCTGCCAGATCTCGTTTCGGATTTCTAACTCCATCCGACCCAAATATTTCCCTGACTTCTGCGTAGGTCAAGAGAGTGTCGCGATCGAGTTGTGCTTGTCTCGCCCTTTGATAAGCTTCTATAGCAACCCTAAACGATTTGTGAAAGTGCCCGCCCATCGGGCGGGCACTTTCACAAATCACCTTTTTCACAAATCAGATAGGACTGCTATATCAAAGCTGAATCTCTATCCTGACAGCCCAGAATAAACATCATTAACACAACTACTAATGATGCTTTGCGATAGTTTTTGTGAGGCGATCGCTTGTCTGAGGTTTGTGTGTACAAGGGTTGCAGCAGAACCATTGGCAGAACCATTGGATGAGTCAATAGAGTAATGCTTGTGTCCTACTACAGTACTCCTTCTCGGAAGGGGATGAAATTATTTTCTAAGAACGAAATAGGTTAGTTTGTCTAAGGATTGTGAATTAAATAAAATCGCCAAATTGTCGGTAGGGGCGTGGCATTTGGTAGACAATCTGGGCAACTCTGGCAGAGATTTCTGCCCAAATGCCGCGCCCGTACGAGATGTTATCTAATTTAATTGCCATTCTTAAGAGCCGTTATAGCGCGATCGCCTCCAGAAGCGAACTCCTTTGCATCGATAAACTTTGCTCTAGGGTTTCAAGCGAGTGCTTTGCCGTGTGCAATTCCAGCGTTTCGCTAGTTTGCAGGGTATGTCGCCAGACGAGCACCGATAGGGTTTCAATGCGGGCAGGTGCAGCACAGTTTGACGCGAGAGAGGGCAACGAGAAGGGAGGTTTGGCGATCGCAATCTGAGATAGTTGGACGATATCCAGATCGTGAGGCAACTGCACCGAGACGAGCCAGGGAAACTGTTTCACCCAGACACGCTGATCTTTTGTTACCGAATGCAACATGGATTCTAGATCGTTGGGTTCACCCAACCAACGAATCCGAAAGTTACTCTCACACAGGCGCAAAATGGAGCAGGGAGTATGGTCTAGCTCTGTCTCAAACGACTGAAACGGAGCAATGCGATCGCACCCGTCACCAAACAGGGTTTTCATGACCTGCAAGCCATCTATTCCGGCGATGTCCCATAGCAAATTGGTGTGAACTGAAGGGTTACTCATGATCGGACGCGGCTCTTAGTGGGGTCATAGGCAGCGAGGGTGCCAACAGTGGCTCTGACACGACGAACCATGCCATCGACAAAGCCAACTTCTAAAACGGTTCCGGGTTCGGCATATTCCGGTGTGATTTGTGCCAGGGCGATGCTGCGATTGAGGATGGGTGAGAAGGCCGCACTGGTAATCGTGCCGACGCGCCACCGTTCGCCACTGGGATGAACGCACTGCCCCCCGGCAGCAACTTCATTGCCTTCCAGCACCAGACCAACGGTGACTCTGGGGGGATGCTCGCGAATCTTTTCTAATGCCGCTTTGCCGATGAAATCAGGCTTTTTCATCGCCACAGCCCAACCAATTCCGGCTTGATAGGGCGAGGTCAGGTCATCAAATTCGCGTCCCGCAGCAAGCAGTCCAGCTTCAATGCGGGCGCGATCGAGAGCCAACATACCCATCGGTTGCAGTCCGACGGGTGCGCCTGCGGTCATGAGTGCATCCCAGAGCGCAATGCCGTGGTCAGGGTGGACGAACAATTCGTAGCCCAACTCCCCGGTGTAGCCTGTGCGGGAGATCAGAACCGGAATGTTGGCAACGGTTCCCGTAGCAAAGTGGAAATAGGGCAGATCGTCGATGGTCAACGGGGCAAACTGCGGATCAAAGTGGGTGAGCGATCGCAAAATTTGCCGCGATAACGGACCCTGAATCGCGAGATTGTGAAGCAGATGGCTACAGGGCTGAATCTCAACTTCAAAGCTCTGTTGGGTTGCAACTCGCGTCAGCCACTCCGCATCACTGTCGCAGTTCCCAACATAGCGATAGTGCAACTCTCCCAAGCAAAAGACAATGCCATCATCGACAATGCCTCCATGCGGATTGAGCAGACATCCATAAGCCGATTGCCCTACTTTGAGCTTACTGACATCCCGTGAAAAAGCAAGTTGCAGCAGGCTGAAGGCATCTTTTCCAGTCACATCAAACTTACGAAGAGCAGACAAATCGAGCAATACAGCCCGTTCTCGCAATGCCCAGTATTCATCCTGAATGCCGTGATTGGTAAAGCTGTTCGGCACCCAAAAGCCGTTGTATTCCACCAGGTTGTTAGTTAACTGCTGAATCTGGGGGGTAAAGGCACTGGGTTGAGTTAGCCGCAGGGGAGCCGTTGCGGAGGCACGTCGTCCGATCGCCCTGGGAATGTCAGCTTCA
The sequence above is drawn from the Oscillatoria sp. FACHB-1407 genome and encodes:
- a CDS encoding DUF1989 domain-containing protein, with translation MLLETKQPDILPSPLGQVVAEYWIEGGTAIAYSVKAGQYIQILDVEGCQCSDLVAFAGEQYQEEIDPTVTRTLNGLSMPIAGLHGKYFSQKMQPMLEVIQDTCNRHDSFLLACTARYYEDLGYPGHPSCSDNFNQVLQPYGIAPRPGWSAINFFYNTAVEETGVIAGGEAWSRPGDYVLLRAQRDLLCANSSCADDIDPVNGWNPTPILIRVYEAEADIPRAIGRRASATAPLRLTQPSAFTPQIQQLTNNLVEYNGFWVPNSFTNHGIQDEYWALRERAVLLDLSALRKFDVTGKDAFSLLQLAFSRDVSKLKVGQSAYGCLLNPHGGIVDDGIVFCLGELHYRYVGNCDSDAEWLTRVATQQSFEVEIQPCSHLLHNLAIQGPLSRQILRSLTHFDPQFAPLTIDDLPYFHFATGTVANIPVLISRTGYTGELGYELFVHPDHGIALWDALMTAGAPVGLQPMGMLALDRARIEAGLLAAGREFDDLTSPYQAGIGWAVAMKKPDFIGKAALEKIREHPPRVTVGLVLEGNEVAAGGQCVHPSGERWRVGTITSAAFSPILNRSIALAQITPEYAEPGTVLEVGFVDGMVRRVRATVGTLAAYDPTKSRVRS
- a CDS encoding GntR family transcriptional regulator, encoding MQLPLHLIISEQLREKITNGELQPGEQLPSEHQLMSVFEVSRITVRRAIANLVNQGLVSSHRGKGVFVKEQRKVTYTLSSPMVFFEEDMLRQGVNSSIQNLVFEAVDAPVEVRQKLQLLPHQTTVYLQKKLLLINDIPVAVDITYILKDLGEKYADDLQRQMTFPTLEQHGVPVERVDAILECTRANYETSEYLDVPLGDPLLVYCHTAYSSGNRPIVCGEALSRGDRLCYSIELFKQSTI